Proteins encoded within one genomic window of Salipaludibacillus agaradhaerens:
- the hemC gene encoding hydroxymethylbilane synthase: MRKVVIGSRRSNLAMTQTKWVINELNQLQLPFEFEIKEIETKGDKILDVTLSKVGGKGLFVKEIEKAMYDGEIDIAVHSMKDLPSEMAEGLTIGAIPKRVDPRDAFISNSGQSLMELPGGSIVGTSSLRRSAQVLAKRPDLNIQWIRGNIDTRLRKCREEEFDAIILAAAGLERVGWTEEIVTEFLDPSISLPAVGQGALGIECREDDKELIELLNKINDPDTERTVTAERAFLHTVEGGCQVPVAGYATLEEDGQVKLTALVASPDGKTVFKETIVGHDPEKIGKQVAEKMMNEGAKELLDQVKAELDH; encoded by the coding sequence ATGAGAAAAGTAGTCATAGGTTCAAGACGAAGTAATTTAGCGATGACGCAAACAAAATGGGTAATTAATGAATTAAATCAATTACAGTTACCTTTTGAGTTTGAGATTAAAGAAATTGAGACAAAAGGGGATAAAATTCTTGATGTCACCTTATCTAAAGTAGGAGGAAAAGGACTTTTCGTTAAAGAAATAGAGAAGGCAATGTATGATGGTGAAATTGATATAGCTGTTCATAGCATGAAAGATCTACCATCTGAAATGGCGGAAGGTTTAACAATCGGAGCCATACCAAAACGAGTTGATCCAAGAGATGCCTTTATTTCAAACAGTGGACAATCTTTAATGGAGCTCCCAGGCGGTTCTATTGTTGGCACTAGCAGTTTACGCCGAAGTGCTCAAGTGTTAGCTAAGCGACCAGATTTAAACATTCAGTGGATTAGGGGAAATATAGATACACGTTTAAGAAAGTGTCGTGAAGAAGAGTTTGATGCTATTATTTTAGCCGCAGCTGGTTTAGAAAGAGTTGGTTGGACAGAAGAGATCGTCACTGAATTTCTTGACCCAAGCATTTCTCTTCCGGCAGTGGGCCAAGGGGCATTAGGTATTGAATGCCGTGAGGATGATAAAGAGCTTATTGAATTGTTAAATAAAATCAATGATCCCGATACTGAGCGGACAGTGACAGCTGAAAGGGCGTTTCTTCATACGGTTGAAGGAGGCTGCCAAGTCCCTGTAGCAGGTTATGCTACTCTGGAAGAGGATGGTCAAGTAAAGTTAACTGCACTAGTTGCTTCTCCAGATGGCAAAACGGTATTTAAGGAAACAATTGTAGGACATGATCCTGAGAAAATTGGTAAACAAGTAGCTGAAAAGATGATGAATGAAGGGGCAAAGGAATTGCTCGACCAAGTGAAAGCAGAATTAGATCATTAG
- the yihA gene encoding ribosome biogenesis GTP-binding protein YihA/YsxC → MKITSAELIISAAKDHQFPGGPFPEVALSGRSNVGKSSFINTLLARKGLARTSQKPGKTQTLNFYFLNDRFHFVDVPGYGYAKVSKKEREAWGRVMESYFTHREQLKGVIQLVDARHKPTEDDIMMYDWLKYHELPVIIVATKVDKIPKGKWDKHVSNIKKELNLHDEDPVILFSSETAYGKDRAWKEITRLLF, encoded by the coding sequence ATGAAAATTACTAGCGCAGAATTAATTATTAGCGCCGCCAAAGATCACCAATTTCCTGGAGGGCCATTCCCAGAAGTGGCCCTCTCAGGACGTTCAAATGTTGGGAAATCGTCATTTATTAATACGTTACTAGCTAGAAAAGGGTTAGCCCGGACGTCCCAAAAACCCGGTAAAACGCAAACGTTGAACTTTTATTTTTTAAATGACCGATTTCATTTTGTAGATGTTCCAGGCTACGGTTATGCCAAAGTATCAAAAAAAGAACGCGAGGCATGGGGCCGGGTGATGGAAAGTTATTTCACTCATCGTGAACAACTTAAAGGAGTTATCCAGCTGGTAGATGCTAGGCATAAGCCTACGGAAGATGATATTATGATGTATGATTGGTTAAAGTATCATGAACTTCCTGTCATTATTGTGGCAACAAAAGTAGACAAAATACCGAAAGGGAAATGGGATAAGCATGTGAGTAACATCAAGAAAGAGCTGAATCTCCATGATGAAGACCCTGTCATACTTTTTTCATCAGAGACAGCTTATGGTAAAGACCGTGCATGGAAAGAAATCACCCGTCTGTTGTTTTAA
- the hemA gene encoding glutamyl-tRNA reductase, which yields MHILVISLNYKTTPVEIREKFSFQDDLDEALVKLRQSKSILENVVISTCNRTELYVVADQLHTGRYYTKVFLSEWFGIPKEEFSHYLQVREDEHAIEHLFRVVCGLDSMILGETQILGQVRSSFLAAQKQDTTGTIFNQLFKQAVTLAKRAHSETAIGENAVSVSYAAVELGKKIFGDFTDKKVLLMGAGKMGELTAKHLSSNGVNDITVINRTKQKAEELAERFVGRAKDMSQLDQSLEATDIMISSTGSKNYVITKKDVLDLVKRRNGRPLFLVDIAVPRDLDPELADLDNVYLYDIDDLQGIVAANLEERKREAEKIELMVEEELIGFSQWLDTLGVVPIITALREKATSIQADTMESLERKLSSLSEREKKVIRKHMKSIINQLLRDPITALKEVPGEENSDELLSYMTKVFALEDHLTEQEATLSCNIQINKLEREWNIEKRKSKLAGQQSHTVARSY from the coding sequence ATGCACATCCTAGTTATCAGTTTGAATTATAAAACAACTCCAGTAGAAATACGAGAGAAATTTTCATTTCAAGATGATTTAGATGAAGCTTTAGTTAAGCTTCGTCAGTCTAAAAGCATCTTGGAGAATGTCGTGATCTCTACTTGTAATCGTACGGAACTTTATGTTGTTGCAGACCAATTGCACACGGGGCGCTATTATACAAAGGTATTTCTTTCTGAATGGTTTGGTATTCCTAAGGAAGAGTTCAGCCACTATTTACAGGTTCGTGAAGACGAGCATGCCATTGAACATCTCTTTCGTGTAGTTTGTGGGCTTGACTCGATGATCCTTGGTGAAACACAAATTCTTGGTCAAGTAAGATCAAGCTTTTTAGCCGCACAGAAACAGGACACAACTGGAACTATTTTCAATCAGCTATTTAAGCAAGCCGTCACATTAGCAAAACGTGCCCATTCAGAAACAGCTATCGGTGAAAATGCTGTCTCCGTAAGTTATGCAGCAGTCGAATTGGGCAAGAAAATCTTTGGTGATTTCACTGATAAAAAAGTGCTTCTTATGGGAGCCGGAAAAATGGGTGAATTAACTGCGAAACATTTGTCCTCTAATGGGGTGAATGATATCACAGTGATTAATAGAACAAAACAAAAGGCAGAAGAACTAGCAGAGAGATTTGTTGGTCGTGCAAAAGATATGAGTCAGCTCGATCAATCACTAGAAGCAACAGATATTATGATTAGTTCTACGGGATCAAAAAATTATGTAATTACAAAGAAAGACGTCCTTGACTTAGTTAAGAGGCGTAATGGACGACCACTATTTCTTGTGGATATAGCTGTTCCAAGAGACCTCGACCCCGAACTTGCTGATCTTGATAATGTGTATTTATACGATATCGATGACTTACAAGGCATTGTCGCTGCGAACTTAGAAGAGCGAAAACGGGAAGCCGAAAAAATCGAACTCATGGTTGAAGAAGAGCTGATAGGCTTTAGTCAGTGGCTAGATACGTTAGGTGTGGTACCTATTATAACGGCACTTCGTGAAAAAGCCACTTCTATTCAAGCTGACACAATGGAAAGTCTTGAGAGAAAACTGTCAAGCTTATCTGAACGTGAAAAGAAAGTGATTAGAAAGCATATGAAAAGTATTATAAATCAACTTCTTCGTGATCCTATTACAGCATTAAAAGAAGTACCAGGAGAAGAAAATTCAGATGAATTATTGTCTTATATGACGAAAGTGTTTGCTTTAGAAGATCATTTAACTGAACAGGAAGCAACGTTATCCTGTAATATCCAAATTAATAAACTTGAACGCGAGTGGAATATAGAAAAACGTAAGTCAAAATTGGCTGGTCAGCAAAGTCATACCGTTGCCCGCTCTTACTAG
- the hemB gene encoding porphobilinogen synthase, translated as MDGVTFRRHRRLRTTPTMRAIVRETYVLKEDLIYPLFVLEGENIKNSVSSMPGVYQWSLDLVTEEVRDAVSKGIKTIILFGIPDHKDSVGSCAYDAKGIVQRAIQKIKADFPDLTVIADTCLCQFTDHGHCGVIKDGNILNDESLELLVKTAVSQAEAGADIIAPSNMMDGFVAAIRQGLDVAGFHHVPVMSYAVKYASAFYGPFRDAAHSSPASGDRKTYQMDPANRREAFREAQSDVDEGADFLIVKPALAYLDIVRDIKERQQVPVVAYNVSGEYAMIKAAAQNGWIDEKAVVMEKMTSMKRAGADLILTYFAKDVANWLDERE; from the coding sequence ATGGATGGTGTGACATTTCGTCGGCACCGGCGATTGAGAACGACGCCGACGATGCGGGCGATCGTTAGAGAAACGTATGTATTAAAAGAAGATCTGATCTATCCGCTTTTCGTACTAGAAGGTGAAAATATTAAGAATAGCGTTTCTTCAATGCCAGGGGTTTACCAATGGTCTTTAGATCTCGTCACTGAAGAAGTACGCGATGCTGTTAGTAAGGGGATAAAAACGATCATTTTATTTGGTATACCTGATCATAAGGACAGTGTAGGGTCATGTGCTTATGATGCTAAAGGGATCGTTCAACGGGCTATACAAAAAATTAAAGCTGATTTTCCAGATCTAACGGTTATCGCTGATACGTGTCTATGTCAATTTACGGATCATGGGCATTGTGGGGTTATAAAAGATGGCAATATATTAAACGATGAATCGTTAGAACTTTTAGTTAAAACAGCTGTGTCACAAGCAGAAGCCGGGGCAGATATTATTGCTCCGTCTAATATGATGGATGGTTTTGTGGCCGCAATTCGTCAAGGGTTAGATGTAGCAGGTTTTCATCACGTACCAGTCATGAGCTATGCCGTAAAATATGCGTCGGCTTTTTATGGCCCATTTCGTGACGCAGCCCATAGTTCGCCTGCATCTGGAGACCGTAAAACGTATCAAATGGATCCAGCGAATCGACGTGAAGCATTTCGAGAAGCACAATCAGACGTTGATGAAGGAGCTGATTTTTTAATCGTGAAGCCAGCTCTTGCTTACTTAGATATTGTACGAGATATTAAAGAACGCCAACAAGTTCCGGTTGTGGCATATAATGTTAGTGGGGAGTATGCCATGATTAAAGCAGCAGCGCAAAATGGTTGGATTGATGAAAAGGCTGTTGTTATGGAGAAAATGACAAGTATGAAACGAGCGGGGGCAGACTTGATTTTGACTTACTTTGCAAAGGATGTCGCTAACTGGCTCGATGAAAGGGAATAG
- a CDS encoding uroporphyrinogen-III synthase has protein sequence MQSLEGITVLNTRPPHQAQDLSKAIEQEGGRVYELPLILLKPPEDKLRLQKELEYIHKCNWIIFTSVNSFTFFLHAVQEAGYSPESIMLNKKVAVVGKKTAKCVQEAGYGVDVIPTVFNAEYLRDALIAKTDETASFFYPRSQQARPVLSSGLQVAGRRVFEMIVYRTISNKAHIEQLHHLLKYRQIDVIILTSPSAVKALFDQVSCDLHKLLKESLMFAVIGNITKKALQRYGVKKIMMPETFTSEGLVATIKKNSKQF, from the coding sequence ATGCAGTCACTTGAAGGAATAACTGTGTTGAATACAAGGCCTCCTCATCAAGCGCAGGACCTTTCAAAGGCAATTGAACAGGAGGGAGGAAGAGTTTACGAACTCCCTCTTATTTTACTTAAACCACCAGAAGATAAATTGCGGTTACAGAAAGAATTGGAATATATACACAAGTGCAACTGGATCATTTTTACGAGTGTGAATAGCTTTACTTTTTTTCTACACGCAGTTCAAGAGGCTGGCTATTCCCCCGAGAGTATCATGCTAAATAAAAAGGTGGCGGTCGTAGGAAAAAAAACGGCCAAATGTGTCCAAGAAGCAGGTTACGGAGTAGATGTCATTCCCACTGTATTTAATGCAGAGTATTTAAGGGATGCATTGATTGCTAAAACAGACGAGACGGCTTCCTTTTTTTATCCGAGAAGCCAACAAGCACGCCCGGTTTTAAGTAGTGGGCTCCAAGTAGCAGGAAGACGTGTTTTTGAAATGATCGTCTACAGGACAATATCCAATAAAGCCCATATTGAGCAACTCCATCATCTTCTTAAATATAGGCAAATAGATGTTATTATACTTACGAGTCCTTCAGCTGTTAAAGCCTTATTTGACCAAGTATCCTGCGATTTACATAAATTATTGAAAGAATCATTAATGTTTGCAGTGATTGGGAACATAACGAAAAAAGCTCTCCAACGCTATGGTGTTAAAAAAATTATGATGCCAGAAACATTTACGTCAGAAGGATTGGTGGCAACGATTAAAAAAAATAGTAAGCAGTTTTAA
- a CDS encoding NUDIX hydrolase, with protein MSYYEMLRAYVGKETLILPGAAVIIKKGDKVLLQKRVEGEWGLPGGLMEIGESFEETAQREVKEETGLLIELEHLHKYDIYSGKEYYVEAPNGDPYFAVTVLFYTSNFVGELSIEDEETLDLQFFSFLSLPEKIRPSHKRFLNLFYTNNRP; from the coding sequence ATGAGTTATTATGAGATGTTACGAGCATATGTAGGTAAAGAGACACTTATCTTACCGGGAGCAGCGGTTATTATAAAAAAAGGAGATAAGGTATTGCTGCAAAAACGGGTTGAAGGTGAATGGGGCCTTCCTGGTGGTTTGATGGAAATAGGAGAAAGCTTCGAAGAGACGGCTCAGAGAGAAGTTAAGGAAGAAACAGGATTACTAATCGAACTAGAGCATTTACATAAGTATGATATCTATTCTGGAAAAGAGTATTATGTGGAAGCTCCGAATGGTGATCCTTATTTTGCAGTGACAGTCCTTTTTTATACGTCGAATTTTGTCGGGGAATTATCCATAGAAGATGAGGAGACGTTAGATTTACAGTTTTTTTCGTTTTTATCACTCCCGGAAAAAATAAGACCTTCCCATAAAAGATTTTTAAATTTATTTTATACAAATAACCGTCCGTAA
- a CDS encoding LiaF transmembrane domain-containing protein yields MKSHRVLPGIILVIMGIYLLVNQFSIDVPYKDILFQWPSFLTLIGLILAWQGLSNKEEAKLFSGVVSLGLGIFFHGVHTFNAWEYEWPYITLIVAIAFLLKYGVHRRDGISPGLILLLVSVVAIFYDTITLWLNTLYGGFSNLLPFILIVIGIYLLFIRRK; encoded by the coding sequence ATGAAGTCTCATCGTGTTCTACCCGGTATTATTCTTGTTATCATGGGCATTTATTTATTAGTTAACCAGTTTAGTATTGACGTTCCGTATAAAGATATTTTGTTTCAATGGCCGTCGTTTCTCACCCTTATCGGACTGATACTAGCATGGCAAGGTTTATCAAATAAAGAAGAGGCAAAACTTTTTTCAGGTGTTGTATCACTCGGCTTAGGTATCTTCTTTCACGGCGTCCATACGTTCAACGCGTGGGAGTATGAATGGCCTTATATTACCCTTATTGTAGCAATTGCTTTTTTACTAAAATATGGCGTGCATAGACGCGATGGCATCTCACCCGGTTTAATTTTACTCCTTGTTTCGGTAGTTGCTATTTTTTACGACACCATTACATTATGGCTAAATACTTTGTATGGAGGCTTTAGTAACCTTCTACCTTTTATCTTAATTGTGATAGGCATCTATCTTTTATTTATTCGCAGAAAGTAA
- a CDS encoding cytochrome C assembly family protein, with amino-acid sequence MLGLHLLYIFIIVFYCMSVSGYFIDFIQNNQKVNRIAFWLLSIVWILQLIFLLLRALEYSRLPIMTIFEGMFFYSWILVTFSLIINKVYKMDFLVFVVNLVGFSILTISLFAPAGDVSAEFADLFILELLIIHVVMLLFAYGLFTLSFSFAMLYYFQHHMLKKKRWSDKMSRIGNLSLLEKRSFQSALFGFPFMLVGLILGVIWGWTELATFPWNDIKVLSSFLLLAMYGFYLFQYKVKQKRGYGLTLLNIAAFLVLLINYFLSSSFSQFHIW; translated from the coding sequence ATGCTAGGCTTGCATCTGTTATATATTTTTATTATTGTTTTTTATTGTATGAGCGTGTCCGGGTACTTTATTGATTTCATTCAAAACAACCAGAAGGTGAATCGGATTGCCTTCTGGTTGCTTTCTATTGTCTGGATTTTGCAACTCATATTTTTATTACTAAGAGCACTGGAATACAGCCGTTTACCAATCATGACCATTTTTGAGGGGATGTTTTTTTATTCTTGGATTCTTGTCACATTCTCACTCATTATAAATAAGGTTTACAAAATGGATTTTTTAGTCTTTGTCGTCAATCTTGTTGGTTTTTCTATTTTGACGATAAGTCTCTTCGCACCTGCTGGGGATGTTTCAGCTGAATTTGCTGATTTATTTATACTAGAACTCCTTATTATTCACGTTGTTATGTTACTTTTTGCATACGGCTTATTCACTCTTAGCTTTTCATTTGCAATGCTTTATTATTTTCAACATCATATGCTTAAGAAGAAACGATGGAGTGACAAAATGTCTAGAATAGGAAATTTATCGCTATTAGAGAAACGGTCATTTCAGTCGGCATTGTTTGGCTTCCCATTTATGCTCGTTGGTTTAATTTTAGGCGTTATTTGGGGTTGGACTGAACTGGCTACTTTTCCATGGAATGATATTAAGGTGTTAAGTTCCTTTCTCTTGTTAGCGATGTATGGATTTTACCTTTTTCAATACAAAGTCAAGCAAAAAAGAGGTTATGGTCTTACACTTTTAAATATAGCCGCTTTCTTAGTATTATTAATTAATTATTTCCTTTCAAGTTCATTTTCACAATTTCACATTTGGTAA
- the lon gene encoding endopeptidase La: MTEKGMRKLPLLPLRGLLVYPTMVLHLDVGRKKSVQALEKAMVEDHEIFLTTQKEISTDEPNKNDIYNVGTLAKVNQMLKLPNGTIRVLVEGIQRGMIERYNELEDFSEVEVTLVEERQEATVEEQALMRNVLEQFEQYIQMSKKISQETFASVSDIIEPGRLADIIASHLPLKMVQKQEILETMSVEERLSQILDILSNEKEVLGLEKKIGQRVKKSMEKTQKEYYLREQMKAIQKELGDREGKESEIEELTEKITSAHMPESVEEKAMKELKRYEKMPASSAESSVIRNYIEWLVQIPWTQETEDLLDIHRSEKVLDEDHYGLEKVKERVLEYLAVQQLTQELKGPILCLAGPPGVGKTSLARSISRSLDRKFVRISLGGVRDEAEIRGHRRTYVGSMPGRIIQGMKKAGTVNPVFLLDEVDKMANDFRGDPSAALLEVLDPEQNSTFSDHFIEEPYDLSKVMFVTTANNIGAIPAPLKDRMEVIHIPGYTEVEKSQIAKEYLLPKQVKEHGLSKGKIQVRDDAILKVIRFYTREAGVRNLERQMATICRKAAKMIVSDERKKVVVTEKTIETMLGQPKFRYGKAESEDQIGAATGLAYTVAGGDTLTIEVSVAKGKGKLTLTGKLGDVMKESAQAAFSYIRSKSEELSIDPAFNEKNDIHIHVPEGAVPKDGPSAGITMATALISALTNRPVRREVGMTGEITLRGRVLPIGGLKEKAMSAHRAGLTDIIMPKDNEKDLEDIPESVRKDLIFIPVSHLDDVLKRALKEE, from the coding sequence ATGACTGAAAAAGGAATGAGAAAACTCCCATTACTACCACTAAGGGGATTACTTGTTTACCCTACGATGGTATTGCATTTAGACGTAGGGCGGAAAAAGTCTGTTCAAGCCCTTGAAAAAGCAATGGTGGAAGATCATGAAATTTTCCTAACTACTCAGAAGGAAATTTCAACTGATGAACCGAATAAAAACGACATTTATAACGTGGGAACGTTAGCGAAAGTTAATCAAATGCTTAAGCTGCCTAATGGGACGATTAGAGTCCTTGTGGAAGGTATTCAGCGTGGTATGATTGAACGCTATAATGAACTTGAAGACTTTTCAGAAGTTGAAGTGACGCTTGTGGAGGAACGACAAGAAGCGACGGTTGAGGAACAAGCATTAATGCGTAACGTCTTGGAACAGTTTGAACAGTATATTCAGATGTCGAAAAAAATCTCTCAGGAAACATTTGCTTCTGTGTCAGATATCATAGAACCAGGGAGATTAGCTGATATTATTGCATCTCACTTGCCATTAAAAATGGTACAAAAGCAAGAAATATTAGAAACGATGTCAGTAGAAGAGCGTTTAAGTCAGATTTTAGATATTTTAAGTAATGAAAAAGAAGTGCTTGGCCTGGAAAAAAAGATTGGTCAACGTGTAAAAAAATCCATGGAAAAAACTCAAAAGGAATACTATCTACGAGAACAAATGAAAGCTATTCAAAAAGAGCTTGGTGATCGAGAAGGTAAAGAGAGCGAGATAGAAGAGCTAACAGAAAAAATAACAAGTGCTCATATGCCTGAATCAGTAGAAGAAAAAGCGATGAAAGAATTAAAACGGTACGAAAAAATGCCGGCAAGTTCAGCAGAAAGCTCTGTGATTCGTAATTATATCGAATGGCTTGTTCAAATCCCCTGGACGCAAGAAACGGAAGATTTGTTAGACATTCACCGTTCGGAAAAGGTGTTAGATGAAGACCACTACGGATTAGAGAAAGTAAAAGAACGTGTTTTGGAATATTTAGCAGTCCAACAGTTAACACAGGAATTAAAAGGGCCTATTTTATGTTTGGCAGGTCCTCCGGGGGTAGGGAAAACATCGTTAGCCCGCTCTATTTCAAGATCATTGGACAGAAAGTTCGTCCGTATCTCACTTGGGGGTGTTCGAGATGAAGCGGAAATTCGTGGTCATCGTCGAACTTATGTAGGCTCTATGCCTGGACGAATCATTCAGGGGATGAAAAAAGCAGGTACGGTGAATCCTGTATTTTTACTGGATGAAGTAGATAAAATGGCAAATGATTTTAGAGGAGATCCATCCGCTGCATTGTTAGAGGTACTTGATCCAGAACAAAATAGTACGTTTAGCGATCACTTTATAGAGGAACCATATGACCTTTCGAAAGTCATGTTTGTCACAACGGCAAATAACATTGGTGCCATCCCTGCTCCCTTGAAGGATAGAATGGAAGTTATTCATATTCCAGGTTATACAGAAGTAGAGAAAAGCCAGATCGCAAAGGAGTATTTGTTGCCAAAACAAGTGAAAGAACACGGTCTTTCCAAAGGGAAGATCCAAGTGCGGGATGACGCTATTTTAAAAGTAATTCGTTTTTATACGCGTGAGGCGGGTGTCCGTAATCTTGAGCGTCAGATGGCTACGATCTGCAGAAAAGCTGCCAAAATGATTGTCTCTGATGAACGGAAAAAAGTTGTCGTGACTGAGAAAACAATTGAAACCATGTTAGGTCAACCGAAGTTTCGCTACGGTAAAGCAGAATCTGAGGACCAAATCGGTGCAGCTACAGGTTTAGCTTATACGGTGGCGGGCGGAGACACTTTAACAATTGAAGTGTCTGTGGCTAAAGGAAAGGGAAAATTAACGCTCACTGGAAAGCTTGGAGATGTGATGAAAGAGTCCGCTCAAGCCGCCTTCAGCTACATCCGTTCTAAATCTGAAGAATTATCCATTGATCCGGCGTTTAATGAAAAAAATGATATCCATATTCACGTTCCAGAGGGGGCAGTACCAAAAGATGGCCCATCCGCTGGTATCACAATGGCTACAGCTTTAATCTCAGCTTTAACGAATCGCCCTGTCCGAAGAGAAGTAGGAATGACTGGAGAAATAACTTTAAGAGGGCGCGTACTACCTATCGGTGGCTTAAAGGAAAAAGCAATGAGTGCACATCGAGCGGGGTTAACGGACATTATTATGCCGAAAGATAATGAGAAAGATTTGGAGGACATACCTGAAAGTGTCAGGAAGGACCTCATCTTTATTCCCGTTTCCCATCTAGACGACGTTCTCAAACGCGCATTGAAAGAGGAGTAA
- the hemL gene encoding glutamate-1-semialdehyde 2,1-aminomutase, giving the protein MTFNRSVDAFKKAKKLMPGGVNSPVRAFKSVDMDPVYMEKGKGAHIWDLDGNKYIDYVLSWGPLVHGHADDQVVKALKETAEKGTSFGAPHLMETKLAELVIERVPSIEVVRMVNSGTEATMSALRLARGFTGRNKIVKFEGCYHGHGDSLLIKAGSGVATLGLPDSPGVPESVASNTLTVPYNDIESLKLAFKNFGEDIAAVILEPVAGNMGVVKPEPGFLEGVRSVTEEYGSLMIFDEVMTGFRVGYNCAQGELGVTPDLTCLGKVIGGGLPVGAFGGKREIMERIAPAGDIYQAGTLSGNPLAMTAGYETLRQLTPESYKHFDKIGDRLAKGLANAAKTYNIPHYVTRAGSMVGFFLTNEKVLNFETASSSDLTMFKHYFKLMLEHGISLPPSQFEGMFLSTKHTKEDIDKTITAAERAFATIRQMS; this is encoded by the coding sequence ATGACGTTTAATCGTTCTGTTGATGCGTTTAAGAAAGCCAAGAAACTAATGCCAGGAGGGGTAAATAGCCCGGTTCGTGCCTTTAAATCTGTCGATATGGATCCCGTCTATATGGAGAAAGGGAAAGGGGCTCACATTTGGGACCTTGATGGCAATAAATATATTGATTATGTTTTGTCATGGGGACCACTCGTCCATGGTCATGCAGATGATCAGGTTGTTAAAGCATTAAAAGAAACGGCTGAAAAAGGGACAAGCTTTGGTGCACCACATTTGATGGAAACGAAGTTGGCAGAACTGGTGATTGAGCGTGTACCTTCCATTGAAGTTGTGAGAATGGTTAATTCTGGTACAGAGGCGACGATGAGTGCATTAAGACTTGCCAGAGGGTTTACAGGCAGAAATAAAATAGTGAAATTTGAAGGTTGTTATCATGGACACGGAGATTCTCTGCTTATTAAAGCAGGTTCAGGGGTTGCCACTTTGGGATTGCCTGATAGCCCAGGTGTCCCTGAGTCTGTTGCTTCAAATACTTTAACGGTTCCGTATAATGACATAGAAAGCTTGAAACTGGCTTTTAAAAATTTTGGTGAAGACATTGCTGCTGTGATTTTAGAACCTGTAGCAGGAAATATGGGAGTAGTCAAACCTGAACCTGGCTTCTTAGAAGGTGTTCGCTCGGTAACGGAAGAGTACGGAAGTCTCATGATTTTTGATGAAGTCATGACAGGGTTCCGCGTAGGCTACAATTGTGCTCAAGGAGAACTGGGCGTCACGCCTGATCTAACGTGTTTAGGAAAAGTGATAGGTGGAGGATTGCCTGTGGGAGCGTTTGGTGGGAAAAGAGAGATCATGGAGCGGATTGCCCCGGCTGGTGATATTTATCAAGCAGGCACATTATCAGGAAATCCATTAGCTATGACAGCTGGCTATGAAACGTTACGGCAGTTGACCCCCGAAAGTTACAAGCATTTTGATAAAATTGGGGACCGGTTAGCTAAGGGGTTAGCGAATGCGGCTAAAACGTATAATATTCCTCATTATGTCACGAGAGCAGGCTCGATGGTTGGTTTCTTCTTGACCAACGAAAAAGTGCTCAATTTTGAAACGGCCTCATCGTCTGATTTAACAATGTTTAAACACTATTTTAAACTGATGTTGGAACACGGAATATCGTTACCTCCGTCACAGTTTGAAGGCATGTTCCTCTCAACTAAACATACGAAGGAAGATATTGATAAAACGATTACTGCTGCTGAGAGAGCGTTTGCTACCATTCGACAAATGTCATAG